One Acidimicrobiales bacterium genomic window carries:
- a CDS encoding HAMP domain-containing sensor histidine kinase — MWRGVPLWLKLLGSLLGLSALALALNGLVGARLVRSYLVDRLDAQLQVAVRPIDDGLADTAPADLPSPFYVSLVSPSGRVVDERWAPPSPDEAAPALPSLTLEDVRELGRRPFTVAGAGGEPDWRVVVEPVSDRAGSLVVARSLDDVDATVARLGRVSLVGGLALLGALAAAAYLVVRRSLRPLPGIEAAALALAEGDWGQRAPEADPHTELGRIGRAFNTMADQVQSAALGRERAEGVARQTDRRLRQFVADASRELRAPLMSLRSFTEAGRHSARVDPDTIDDVLRHVERESLRMGQLVDDMLLLTRLDQRHPLETAPVDLVLAARDAADAARVVALDRPIVFVGPEAPLVVQGDEIRLRHVVTNLVENALTHTPGGTKVEVAVGRTRRDDQGWAELEVRDEGPGLTTDQAERVFDRFYRTDQARHRPGGGAGLGLAIVDAIVTAHGGIAEVDVSSGEGTTFRVLLPVADEVEPPDRLPVPLAAPAPVSRRGG; from the coding sequence GTGTGGAGAGGCGTGCCGCTCTGGCTGAAGCTCCTCGGCAGCCTGCTCGGCCTCAGCGCTCTCGCCCTGGCCCTGAACGGGCTGGTCGGGGCGAGGCTCGTGCGCAGCTACCTCGTCGACCGGCTCGACGCCCAGCTGCAGGTCGCCGTCCGGCCCATCGACGACGGCCTGGCCGACACCGCGCCCGCCGACCTGCCCAGCCCCTTCTACGTGAGCCTGGTCAGCCCCTCCGGGCGGGTGGTGGACGAGCGCTGGGCCCCGCCGTCGCCCGACGAGGCCGCCCCGGCACTGCCGTCGCTCACCCTCGAGGATGTCCGTGAGCTGGGCAGACGTCCGTTCACCGTCGCCGGCGCCGGGGGCGAGCCCGACTGGCGGGTGGTCGTCGAACCGGTCAGCGATCGGGCCGGCAGCCTGGTCGTCGCCCGCAGCCTCGACGACGTCGACGCCACCGTCGCCCGCCTCGGCCGGGTGAGCCTGGTGGGTGGCCTCGCCCTGCTCGGCGCCCTGGCCGCGGCCGCCTACCTGGTGGTCCGCCGGTCGCTGCGCCCCCTGCCCGGCATCGAGGCGGCGGCGCTGGCCCTTGCCGAGGGCGACTGGGGCCAACGGGCACCCGAGGCCGACCCCCACACCGAGCTGGGCCGCATCGGACGGGCCTTCAACACCATGGCCGACCAGGTGCAGTCCGCGGCCCTGGGCCGGGAGCGGGCCGAGGGCGTGGCCCGGCAGACCGACCGGCGGCTGCGGCAGTTCGTCGCCGACGCCTCCCGCGAGCTGCGGGCGCCCCTCATGTCGCTGCGCAGCTTCACGGAGGCCGGCCGCCACAGCGCCCGCGTCGACCCGGACACCATCGACGACGTGCTCCGCCACGTCGAGCGGGAGTCGCTGCGCATGGGCCAGCTGGTCGACGACATGCTGCTGCTCACCCGACTCGACCAGCGGCACCCGCTCGAGACCGCGCCCGTCGACCTGGTGCTGGCCGCCCGCGACGCCGCCGACGCCGCCCGGGTGGTGGCCCTCGACCGGCCGATCGTGTTCGTCGGGCCGGAGGCGCCGCTGGTGGTGCAGGGCGACGAGATCCGCCTGCGCCACGTGGTGACCAACCTGGTGGAGAACGCCCTGACCCACACGCCGGGCGGCACCAAGGTGGAGGTGGCGGTCGGCCGCACCCGGCGCGACGACCAGGGCTGGGCCGAGCTGGAGGTGCGTGACGAGGGGCCCGGCCTCACCACCGACCAGGCCGAGCGGGTCTTCGACCGCTTCTACCGGACGGACCAGGCCCGTCACCGTCCCGGTGGGGGCGCCGGGCTGGGGCTCGCCATCGTCGACGCCATCGTCACCGCGCACGGCGGGATCGCCGAGGTCGACGTGTCGTCCGGGGAGGGCACCACGTTCCGGGTGCTGCTCCCCGTCGCCGACGAGGTCGAGCCCCCGGACCGGCTACCGGTGCCCCTCGCGGCGCCGGCCCCGGTCAGTCGGCGTGGCGGGTGA
- a CDS encoding dodecin family protein, translating into MSIAKVIEISASSTQGFEDAISTGIARASETIHGIEGAWVKEQKVVIVDNRVTDYRVSLAITFKVD; encoded by the coding sequence ATGTCGATCGCCAAGGTCATCGAGATCAGTGCGTCGTCGACCCAGGGCTTCGAGGATGCCATCAGCACGGGCATCGCTCGGGCGTCGGAGACGATCCACGGGATCGAAGGCGCCTGGGTGAAGGAGCAGAAGGTGGTGATCGTCGACAACCGGGTCACCGACTATCGGGTCAGCCTGGCCATCACCTTCAAGGTCGACTGA
- a CDS encoding trypsin-like peptidase domain-containing protein, which translates to MPDPSADDNPQAPTPAPEHSSPAPPPPRHRPAPPTGPPVAPPTPPAAGPPITPAVPAVPAGGLPPLGPPPPPAPPTHPGAAAAPARGGGGRGRRIAAPALVVALALASGTVGAVAATALDDDSPHDAVTSDALSSLDPVSQDNGNAAAADPDEPLSQAAAKVLPSVVSITATDGRQSGEGSGVIISSDGLVLTNNHVVALAAEGGQLEVTLPDGSTANASIEGRDPASDLAVIRIEGQDDLTPATFGSSDDLSVGDAVLAVGSPLGLDGSVTAGIVSAKDRAITLGEDTASSTTAVVSAIQTDAAINPGNSGGALVDNEGQVVGINTAIASLASPQMAGSQTGSIGLGFAIPIGQARDIADQLVNDGEATHAFLGVQMVDDEATAGATLAAVEPDSPAAKAGLQEGDVVTGIDDDQVDDVASLTARIRAHAPGDKVTLQVTRDGDEQEVEVTLGTFPNESS; encoded by the coding sequence ATGCCCGACCCGTCTGCCGACGACAACCCCCAGGCCCCCACCCCTGCCCCCGAGCACTCGAGCCCCGCTCCGCCGCCACCGCGGCATCGTCCGGCGCCCCCCACGGGTCCCCCCGTCGCTCCGCCGACCCCCCCGGCCGCCGGCCCGCCGATCACCCCGGCGGTGCCGGCGGTTCCGGCGGGCGGGTTGCCGCCGCTCGGCCCTCCTCCGCCGCCCGCTCCGCCCACCCACCCCGGCGCCGCCGCCGCACCTGCCCGCGGCGGCGGTGGCCGGGGTCGGCGGATCGCGGCCCCCGCCCTGGTCGTGGCACTGGCCCTGGCCAGCGGGACCGTCGGCGCCGTCGCCGCCACGGCCCTCGACGACGACTCGCCCCACGATGCCGTCACCAGCGACGCCCTCAGCTCCCTCGACCCGGTGTCCCAGGACAACGGCAACGCCGCCGCCGCCGACCCCGACGAGCCGCTGTCCCAGGCTGCCGCCAAGGTCCTGCCCAGCGTGGTGTCGATCACCGCCACCGACGGGCGCCAGAGCGGCGAGGGCTCCGGGGTCATCATCAGCAGCGACGGCCTCGTCCTCACCAACAACCACGTCGTGGCGCTGGCGGCCGAAGGCGGACAGCTGGAGGTCACCCTCCCCGACGGCTCCACCGCCAACGCCAGCATCGAGGGCCGCGATCCCGCCAGCGACCTGGCCGTCATCCGGATCGAGGGCCAGGACGACCTGACCCCGGCCACGTTCGGCAGCAGCGACGACCTCTCCGTCGGCGACGCCGTGCTGGCGGTGGGCAGCCCCCTGGGCCTCGACGGCTCCGTCACCGCCGGCATCGTCAGCGCCAAGGACCGGGCCATCACGCTGGGCGAGGACACCGCGTCGTCCACCACGGCCGTGGTCTCGGCCATCCAGACCGACGCTGCCATCAACCCTGGCAACTCCGGCGGCGCCCTGGTCGACAACGAGGGCCAGGTCGTCGGCATCAACACGGCGATCGCCTCGCTGGCGTCGCCGCAGATGGCCGGCTCGCAGACCGGCAGCATCGGGCTCGGCTTCGCCATCCCGATCGGCCAGGCCCGCGACATCGCCGACCAGCTGGTCAACGACGGCGAGGCCACCCACGCCTTCCTGGGCGTCCAGATGGTGGACGACGAGGCGACCGCCGGGGCCACCCTGGCCGCGGTCGAGCCCGACAGCCCGGCCGCCAAGGCGGGCCTGCAGGAGGGCGACGTCGTCACCGGCATCGACGACGACCAGGTCGACGACGTGGCGTCGCTCACCGCCCGGATCCGGGCCCACGCCCCGGGCGACAAGGTCACGCTGCAGGTCACCCGCGACGGCGACGAGCAAGAGGTCGAGGTGACGCTGGGGACGTTCCCCAACGAATCGTCGTAG
- a CDS encoding plastocyanin/azurin family copper-binding protein: MATSTDQVSPGSTVAAAGPAAPAAPSGVRRRGRGRGRGRLGRVVVAGVVALAATGAGYGYEAITGDEAPPPALLGPGDVTVRVGIEHSLYDVDEIHVVEGTRVRFVVDNGDPIGHELITGPPAIHVQHANGTHPQHASIPGEVSVGGGDLAITTFEFDDVGEFEFACHLPRHYEYGMHGIVVVEPR; the protein is encoded by the coding sequence ATGGCCACCTCGACTGACCAGGTGTCGCCGGGCTCGACGGTTGCGGCCGCGGGCCCGGCGGCTCCGGCCGCTCCCTCCGGGGTCCGACGCCGGGGCCGGGGTCGGGGTCGGGGTCGGCTGGGTCGTGTCGTCGTCGCCGGGGTCGTGGCCCTGGCGGCGACGGGGGCCGGGTATGGGTACGAGGCGATCACGGGCGACGAGGCGCCGCCACCCGCCCTGCTCGGGCCGGGCGACGTCACCGTGCGGGTCGGCATCGAGCACTCGCTGTACGACGTGGACGAGATCCACGTGGTGGAGGGCACCCGGGTCCGGTTCGTGGTCGACAACGGCGACCCGATCGGCCACGAGCTGATCACCGGCCCGCCGGCGATCCACGTCCAGCACGCCAACGGCACCCACCCGCAGCACGCGAGCATCCCGGGCGAGGTGTCGGTCGGCGGCGGCGACCTGGCGATCACCACATTCGAGTTCGACGACGTCGGCGAGTTTGAGTTCGCGTGTCATCTGCCCCGCCATTACGAATACGGGATGCACGGGATCGTGGTGGTGGAGCCGCGCTAG
- a CDS encoding SDR family oxidoreductase, with product MDFGLAGRRAAVAASSAGLGLASARALAAEGVRVAICGRDPHKLAAAVADLPDAIALQADVSTVPGALSFVEEATVELGGLDILVPNAGGPPPGTFETTPLEAYLPALELNLLSTVAMCKAAVPAMCEQGWGRVVAITSMAVRQPNPMLILSNTARAGVTGFLKTLATEVADKGVTVNSVQPGIHATDRMTQLYRGNPEDAAADIPAKVVGQPEDFGAVVAFLCSDAARFVTGTAIPVDGGAFRGLQ from the coding sequence ATGGACTTCGGACTCGCCGGACGCCGGGCCGCCGTCGCCGCCTCGTCCGCCGGCCTCGGCCTCGCCTCCGCCCGGGCGCTGGCGGCCGAGGGGGTGCGGGTGGCGATCTGCGGCCGCGACCCCCACAAGCTGGCCGCGGCCGTCGCCGACCTGCCCGACGCCATCGCCCTGCAGGCCGACGTGTCGACCGTCCCCGGCGCCCTCAGCTTCGTGGAGGAGGCCACCGTCGAGCTCGGCGGGCTCGACATCCTCGTGCCCAACGCCGGCGGTCCACCGCCCGGGACGTTCGAGACCACCCCGCTCGAGGCCTACCTGCCCGCACTGGAGCTCAACCTGCTGTCGACGGTCGCCATGTGCAAGGCCGCCGTGCCCGCCATGTGCGAGCAGGGCTGGGGGCGGGTGGTGGCCATCACCTCGATGGCGGTCCGCCAGCCGAACCCGATGCTGATCCTGTCGAACACGGCGCGGGCGGGGGTCACCGGGTTCCTCAAGACCCTCGCCACCGAGGTCGCCGACAAGGGCGTCACCGTCAACTCGGTGCAGCCCGGCATCCACGCCACCGACCGGATGACCCAGCTCTACCGCGGCAACCCGGAGGACGCCGCGGCCGACATCCCGGCCAAGGTGGTCGGGCAGCCGGAGGACTTCGGTGCCGTGGTGGCCTTCCTGTGCTCCGACGCCGCCCGCTTCGTCACCGGCACGGCGATCCCCGTCGACGGCGGCGCCTTCCGGGGCCTGCAGTAG
- a CDS encoding amidohydrolase: protein MVQHPATDARGVLYRGGPVVTVDPRRPEAHAVATRDGRIVAVGSEDDCRRALGLPETGDLGGDGPAVLELAGRALLPGFVDAHLHPITMCFYAFHLDLSPARSIADVLDALSDRAQDTPPGEFVLGVKIAAEQLVERRMPNIAELDKVGSGRAVVLLARDGHTSMGNTVALAVAGIRGVRENPPGGTFDRDERGRLTGVCRETATRILLGAVPLPGLDALRAMTPDVFGGLAAQGVTAISSVLQTDAEGPGGPAGELESVGMMIFVEDLWLGSHAVLGGQPAKAIDARTSSSLHDPARNRVVGGVKLYLDGTLGARSASLHLPYADDPSELGWLVLDPAVAAARMEAAHLAGLQVCIHAVGDAANEVALDLFADLAARYPDSSGTSPRHRIEHASVLDGGSARRFADLGVVAVVQPLSLRSEADWLGERLGDDRTPCTYPFRSLRDAGVVLAGSSDAPIEPPDVLAALTAAVTRHGFEPDQALTAAEAVEMYTVGGATAQQREHEAGRLVEGFRADLVVLSSDPTTVPPEKIAELDVGLTVVGGRVVHSDVSLPGG from the coding sequence ATGGTCCAGCATCCGGCGACCGATGCCCGCGGCGTGCTCTACCGGGGCGGACCCGTCGTCACCGTCGACCCTCGACGGCCCGAGGCCCATGCCGTCGCCACCCGGGACGGTCGCATCGTCGCCGTCGGCTCGGAAGACGACTGCCGCCGCGCCCTCGGGCTACCCGAGACCGGCGACCTCGGCGGCGACGGCCCGGCCGTGCTCGAACTTGCCGGCCGCGCCCTGCTCCCCGGCTTCGTGGATGCGCACCTGCACCCGATCACGATGTGCTTCTACGCCTTCCACCTGGACCTCAGCCCCGCCCGGTCGATCGCCGACGTGCTCGACGCCCTGTCGGACCGGGCCCAGGACACCCCGCCCGGGGAGTTCGTGCTGGGCGTGAAGATCGCCGCCGAGCAGCTGGTCGAGCGGCGGATGCCCAACATCGCCGAGCTCGACAAGGTGGGCTCCGGCCGGGCGGTCGTGCTGCTGGCCCGCGACGGGCACACGTCGATGGGCAACACAGTGGCCCTGGCGGTCGCCGGCATCCGCGGCGTCCGGGAGAACCCGCCCGGCGGCACGTTCGACCGCGACGAGCGCGGCCGCCTCACCGGCGTCTGCCGCGAGACCGCCACCCGGATCCTGCTCGGCGCCGTGCCGCTGCCGGGCCTCGACGCCCTGCGGGCGATGACCCCCGACGTCTTCGGCGGCCTTGCCGCCCAGGGTGTCACCGCCATCTCATCGGTGCTCCAGACCGACGCCGAGGGCCCCGGCGGCCCGGCCGGCGAGCTGGAGAGCGTCGGGATGATGATCTTCGTCGAGGACCTGTGGCTCGGCAGCCACGCCGTGCTCGGCGGCCAGCCGGCCAAGGCGATCGACGCCCGCACGTCGTCGTCGCTGCACGACCCCGCCCGGAACCGGGTGGTCGGCGGCGTGAAGCTCTACCTCGACGGCACCCTCGGCGCCCGCAGCGCCTCCCTGCACTTGCCCTATGCCGACGACCCGTCGGAGCTGGGCTGGCTGGTGCTCGACCCCGCCGTCGCCGCCGCCCGCATGGAGGCCGCCCACCTCGCGGGCCTGCAGGTGTGCATCCACGCGGTGGGCGACGCCGCCAACGAGGTGGCGCTCGACCTGTTCGCCGACCTGGCTGCCCGCTACCCCGACTCGTCGGGCACCAGCCCCCGCCACCGCATCGAGCACGCCTCGGTGCTCGACGGGGGGTCGGCCCGGCGCTTCGCCGACCTGGGCGTGGTCGCCGTGGTGCAGCCGTTGTCGCTGCGCAGCGAGGCCGATTGGCTGGGCGAGCGCCTCGGCGACGACCGGACGCCGTGCACCTACCCGTTCCGGTCCCTGCGCGACGCCGGCGTGGTGCTGGCGGGGTCGTCCGACGCTCCGATCGAGCCGCCCGACGTGCTCGCCGCGCTCACCGCGGCCGTCACCCGCCACGGCTTCGAGCCCGACCAGGCGCTGACGGCCGCCGAGGCCGTGGAGATGTACACGGTCGGCGGCGCCACCGCCCAGCAGCGCGAGCACGAGGCCGGCCGGCTCGTCGAGGGCTTCCGGGCCGACCTGGTGGTGCTGTCGTCGGACCCGACCACCGTCCCGCCCGAGAAGATCGCCGAACTCGACGTGGGGCTCACCGTGGTCGGCGGCCGGGTGGTGCACAGCGACGTGAGCCTCCCCGGCGGCTGA
- a CDS encoding acetoacetate--CoA ligase, with the protein MSERGELLWKPPADVLDHSEVGRYIRWLGDKGMSFAGYQDLWRWSVDDLEAFWGSLWEYFDIQATTPPEMVLGDESRTGFMPGRLPAHRWFPGATLNYASHALRGAGRAVGPALIAHSQSRAPVSLSASELSEQVTRCRAGLERLGVGRGDRVAAYLPNIPEAVVALLATASLGAIWSSCAPEFGTRSVLDRLRQIEPVVLLAVDGYRYGAKEIDRVGEVAAIRADLPTVRSVVTVPYLDPGARLDGSLTWDELLADPGSSAGGAGADVEALPVPFDHPLYVLYSSGTTGLPKPIVHGHGGILLEHCKALSLHSDLGPGDRFFWFSTTGWMMWNFLVSGLLVGATPVLFDGDPGSPDLGSLWRLAGEVGVTYFGTSAPYLLACRKAGVSPGAEADLSKVRTIGSTGAPLPPEGFRWVHDELGDHAVLASISGGTDVCTAFVGGSPLMPVRAGEIPCRYLGAKVEAFDEEGESVVGRQGELVISAPLPSMPVGFWGDVDGSRYRAAYFEGFPGVWTHGDWITLYEDGACVITGRSDATLNRGGVRMGTAELYSVVDAQPEVADSLVIHLEDSEGGGPGRLLLFVQLAEGAALDDALRSRIARALRSELSPRHVPDEIHAVPGIPRTLSGKKLEIPVKRILTGTPPDAAASRGSLTNPETLDAFTPFAIDP; encoded by the coding sequence ATGTCGGAGCGCGGTGAGCTTCTCTGGAAACCGCCCGCCGACGTCCTGGACCACAGCGAGGTCGGACGGTACATCCGTTGGCTCGGTGACAAGGGGATGTCGTTCGCGGGCTATCAGGATCTATGGCGGTGGTCGGTCGACGACCTCGAGGCGTTCTGGGGGTCGCTCTGGGAGTACTTCGACATCCAGGCGACCACCCCGCCCGAGATGGTGCTCGGCGACGAGTCCCGCACGGGGTTCATGCCCGGGCGCCTGCCGGCGCACCGCTGGTTCCCCGGCGCCACGCTCAACTACGCGTCACATGCGCTGCGGGGTGCGGGGCGGGCCGTCGGGCCGGCGTTGATCGCCCACTCGCAGAGCCGGGCGCCGGTGTCGCTGTCGGCCTCGGAGCTCTCCGAGCAGGTGACCCGCTGCCGGGCGGGGCTGGAGCGGCTGGGCGTCGGGCGTGGCGACCGGGTGGCCGCCTACCTGCCCAACATCCCCGAGGCGGTGGTGGCCCTGCTGGCGACGGCGAGCCTGGGGGCGATCTGGTCGTCGTGCGCCCCGGAGTTCGGCACCCGCTCGGTGCTCGACCGGCTGCGGCAGATCGAGCCGGTGGTGCTGCTGGCGGTCGACGGCTACCGCTACGGCGCCAAGGAGATCGACCGGGTGGGCGAGGTGGCGGCGATCCGGGCCGACCTGCCGACGGTCCGCTCGGTCGTCACCGTGCCCTACCTCGATCCGGGGGCACGGCTCGACGGGTCGCTGACCTGGGACGAGCTGCTCGCCGACCCCGGCAGCTCCGCTGGCGGGGCCGGTGCCGACGTCGAGGCGCTGCCGGTGCCGTTCGACCATCCGCTCTACGTCCTCTACTCGTCGGGCACCACCGGCCTGCCGAAGCCGATCGTGCACGGCCACGGCGGCATCCTGCTGGAGCACTGCAAGGCGCTCTCGCTGCACAGCGACCTCGGGCCGGGCGACCGCTTCTTCTGGTTCAGCACCACCGGCTGGATGATGTGGAACTTCCTGGTGTCGGGCCTCCTGGTGGGGGCGACGCCGGTGCTGTTCGACGGCGACCCCGGGTCTCCCGACCTGGGCTCGTTGTGGCGCCTGGCCGGCGAGGTGGGCGTCACCTACTTCGGCACGTCGGCGCCGTACCTGCTGGCGTGCCGCAAGGCCGGGGTGTCGCCGGGGGCGGAGGCCGACCTGTCGAAGGTGCGCACCATCGGGTCGACGGGGGCGCCGCTGCCGCCCGAGGGCTTCCGCTGGGTGCACGACGAGCTGGGCGACCACGCCGTGCTGGCGTCGATCAGCGGCGGCACCGATGTGTGCACGGCGTTCGTCGGCGGCAGCCCGCTGATGCCGGTGCGGGCGGGGGAGATCCCGTGCCGCTACCTGGGCGCCAAGGTCGAGGCGTTCGACGAGGAGGGCGAGTCGGTGGTCGGGCGGCAGGGGGAGCTGGTGATCAGCGCCCCGCTGCCGTCGATGCCGGTGGGGTTCTGGGGCGACGTCGACGGCTCGCGCTACCGGGCCGCCTACTTCGAGGGCTTTCCGGGCGTGTGGACCCACGGCGACTGGATCACGCTCTACGAGGACGGCGCCTGCGTGATCACCGGGCGATCCGACGCCACGCTCAACCGGGGCGGCGTCCGGATGGGCACGGCCGAGCTGTACTCGGTGGTCGACGCCCAGCCCGAGGTGGCCGACAGCCTGGTGATCCACCTGGAGGACTCGGAAGGGGGAGGGCCGGGCCGCCTCCTGCTGTTCGTGCAGCTCGCCGAGGGCGCGGCGCTCGACGACGCCCTCCGCTCCCGCATCGCCCGGGCCCTGCGCTCCGAGCTGTCCCCCCGCCACGTCCCCGACGAGATCCACGCCGTCCCCGGCATCCCCCGCACCCTCTCCGGCAAGAAGCTCGAGATCCCGGTCAAACGCATCCTCACCGGCACCCCACCCGACGCCGCCGCCAGCCGCGGCAGCCTCACCAACCCCGAGACCCTCGACGCCTTCACCCCCTTCGCGATCGATCCCTAG
- a CDS encoding DinB family protein, with protein MSDASDTTMPAVDGVCEECGFDYDGLTDAEVPERLRDLGRRYRTPLSRGLKGEDLDALVRAHPTPGVWSALEYACHVRDVLQVQRERLELALAEDVPSYTPMGREERVVDDRYNEQAPLAVADQLAANGEALADWFAVLDADQWARRALYGYPEPTERDMRWLGRHTVHEGHHHLLDVGRVLRAARGR; from the coding sequence ATGAGCGACGCGAGCGACACGACGATGCCGGCGGTCGACGGGGTCTGCGAGGAGTGCGGGTTCGACTACGACGGCCTCACCGACGCGGAGGTGCCCGAGCGGCTGCGCGACCTGGGCCGTCGCTACCGGACGCCCCTGAGTCGGGGACTGAAGGGCGAGGACCTCGACGCCCTGGTGCGGGCGCACCCGACGCCCGGGGTCTGGTCGGCGCTGGAGTACGCCTGCCACGTCCGTGACGTCCTCCAGGTGCAGCGGGAGCGGCTGGAGCTGGCCCTGGCGGAGGACGTGCCCTCCTACACGCCGATGGGGCGGGAGGAGAGGGTGGTGGACGACCGCTACAACGAGCAGGCACCGCTCGCCGTCGCCGACCAGCTGGCCGCCAACGGTGAGGCGCTCGCCGATTGGTTCGCGGTCCTCGACGCCGACCAGTGGGCCCGCCGGGCGCTGTACGGCTACCCCGAACCGACCGAGCGCGACATGCGCTGGCTGGGCCGCCACACGGTCCACGAGGGCCACCACCACCTCCTCGACGTCGGCCGAGTCCTCCGGGCCGCGCGCGGTCGGTAG
- a CDS encoding DUF2330 domain-containing protein: protein MRRAVVAALAVVPLSLTMASPAGACGGLVGENGSIELLRTTTLAAYSDGVERYVTGFEFTGEGEEVGSIIPLPDVPTEVIRGGDWTLQRLSQEVAPPAPEAAASLGADSDTSAGAEIILETQIDALDITVLKGGGDEVGDWATENGFLLTPDAPEVLDFYAERSPVFMAARFDADRAEELGQGAGDSTPIMATIPTDDPWVPLRILGLGLDDDQVVEADVFMLTDEEPDLLAGGAGVDVVRSEAASDLLLDDLRSDVGMEWVPESMWLSYLQVNTPAGDLDFDLAASTEPDTTPSLVDAGVDAPQALRLELDGPGPALWPVVLGAGAGLAALVLGIRRSRLAGRRMPI from the coding sequence ATGCGACGAGCAGTGGTAGCTGCGTTGGCGGTGGTCCCGCTGTCGTTGACGATGGCGTCACCGGCCGGCGCGTGCGGTGGCCTGGTGGGCGAGAACGGCTCGATCGAGCTGCTGCGCACCACCACGCTGGCGGCGTACAGCGACGGCGTGGAGCGGTACGTGACCGGCTTCGAGTTCACGGGCGAGGGCGAGGAGGTCGGGTCGATCATCCCGCTGCCCGACGTGCCCACCGAGGTCATCAGGGGCGGCGACTGGACGCTGCAGCGCCTCTCCCAGGAGGTCGCCCCGCCGGCTCCGGAGGCGGCCGCCTCGTTGGGCGCCGACTCCGACACGTCGGCCGGCGCGGAGATCATCCTGGAGACCCAGATCGACGCCCTCGACATCACCGTGCTCAAGGGCGGCGGCGACGAGGTGGGGGACTGGGCCACCGAGAACGGCTTCCTGCTCACCCCCGACGCCCCCGAGGTGCTCGACTTCTACGCCGAGCGCTCGCCTGTGTTCATGGCGGCCCGCTTCGACGCCGATCGGGCCGAGGAGCTGGGCCAGGGCGCCGGCGACAGCACGCCGATCATGGCCACGATCCCGACCGACGATCCCTGGGTGCCGCTGCGCATCCTCGGCCTTGGTCTCGACGACGACCAGGTGGTGGAGGCCGACGTCTTCATGCTCACCGACGAGGAGCCCGACCTGCTCGCCGGCGGCGCGGGCGTCGACGTGGTGCGCAGCGAGGCGGCGTCTGACCTGCTGCTCGACGACCTGCGCTCCGACGTGGGGATGGAGTGGGTGCCGGAGTCGATGTGGCTCTCGTACCTGCAGGTGAACACGCCGGCGGGCGACCTCGACTTCGACCTGGCGGCGTCGACCGAGCCGGATACCACACCGTCGCTGGTCGATGCCGGCGTCGACGCTCCCCAGGCCCTGCGGCTGGAGTTGGATGGCCCCGGGCCCGCCCTGTGGCCCGTGGTCCTGGGCGCCGGTGCCGGTCTCGCCGCCCTGGTCCTGGGCATCCGCCGTTCCCGCCTCGCCGGCCGCCGGATGCCGATCTGA
- a CDS encoding Clp protease N-terminal domain-containing protein, whose protein sequence is MFERFSDEARRTVVRALVEARLLGHDYVGTEHALIALATAGSTATALASEGVTLERARVAVSDVVGRDTASTSWEEGPYTARVRHTFELSVREAFGVEHHYVANSHLLLGLLRLGQGNGVRALESLGVDLAGLRRKVAVGLDSEQPPSPPPDRRTAISAGHRLAIKQPAEVDLRDDPRTATDVATADPEESDEPEGPAIRHRRRATNGEVAPRAHACSFCEGELGHGDRFVAGTTARICVECVRASARLLGVMDALSQDFTLVFDGESRTATLSLGTSPSRG, encoded by the coding sequence ATGTTCGAGCGGTTCAGCGACGAGGCTCGGCGCACGGTCGTGCGCGCGTTGGTGGAGGCCCGGCTCCTCGGGCACGACTACGTGGGCACGGAGCACGCGCTGATCGCCCTGGCCACGGCCGGCAGCACGGCGACCGCCCTGGCTTCCGAGGGGGTGACGCTCGAACGGGCCCGGGTGGCGGTGTCCGACGTGGTCGGCCGCGACACGGCGTCGACCTCCTGGGAAGAAGGTCCCTACACGGCCCGGGTGCGGCACACCTTCGAGCTGAGCGTGCGGGAGGCGTTCGGAGTCGAGCACCACTACGTCGCCAACAGCCACCTGCTGCTGGGCCTGCTGCGGCTGGGGCAGGGCAACGGGGTGCGGGCGCTGGAGTCGCTCGGCGTCGACCTCGCCGGCCTGCGCCGCAAGGTGGCGGTGGGCCTCGACAGCGAGCAGCCGCCGTCGCCGCCGCCGGACCGGCGGACGGCGATCAGCGCCGGCCACCGCCTGGCGATCAAGCAGCCGGCCGAGGTCGACCTGCGGGACGACCCGCGGACGGCCACCGACGTCGCCACGGCCGACCCCGAGGAGTCGGACGAGCCGGAGGGGCCGGCGATCCGGCACCGGCGCCGCGCCACCAACGGCGAGGTGGCGCCCCGGGCCCACGCCTGCTCGTTCTGCGAGGGGGAGCTGGGCCACGGCGACCGGTTCGTCGCCGGCACCACCGCCCGGATCTGCGTGGAGTGCGTGCGCGCCAGCGCTCGGCTGCTCGGGGTGATGGACGCGCTGAGCCAGGACTTCACGCTCGTGTTCGACGGCGAGAGCCGTACCGCTACGTTGAGCCTCGGCACGTCACCCTCCCGCGGGTGA